From the Carassius auratus strain Wakin chromosome 36, ASM336829v1, whole genome shotgun sequence genome, the window GAAGCAAACCTAAGAAGACTGGCCATATCAAGGCAGATCTCATTGATGTTGATCTAGTGAGAGGTGAGGTATTTTTGTGCATGATTTTACAGTTTATAACcagatttaaatattatataataaaatgatgtaATCTTATCTAAATCTGAATAAGATGTGTAAAAAGACACACATACAAGTAAACTAAAGATAATCAAATGTGATGTGTCACATAGGAGCTTCTGGGCTACTATTTTTGCTGAAATTTACtgacagaaatataattatttgttaaCTACTTAAGTATATGTATTTGCCAAGTTGTATTGTTCtccataaatgtatatttcttttatttatttacaatacaattgcaacactgttcaaaagtctgaggtcACTACGATTTTTTAAAAAGAGATTAATACATTGAtccagcaaagatgcattaaattgatcaaaaaggcatttataaagacattaaaaatgtttctaatGTTACTAAagaattgtattttaaatcagtgctgttcttttcatctttctatcatcatcatcaaagaATCGCAGTTCAATTTTTAAAATTTCCACAGTTATGTTATTCCTCcagttattataaaattatatagatcaatagtatttcacaaaattactgctTTAACTGTTTTTTACTGATAGAATAAAGCAATttttgtgagcaaaaaaaaaaaaaaaagggattgcccccagacttttgaatgatattgtacatatttaaacatatcaCTATACCCTAAGGCAACTAAAAgctcttttaaataattaaaatagtatcTTTACAACCACAGGATCTACCTTTAGCAAGACCAAACCAGAGAGCCCTTGGACCGCTCTGACTCGTAAAGGCTTGGTCAGGGTCCTcttctttcctttcttctttcACTGGTGGATCCAAGTTACATCTAAAGGCATTTCCACCCTCATCTTAGTTCTGTACCTTCTTCAAGGTATGCCGTTTTTCCTTCTTTACAGCAAAGCACAGTCACGTGAACATATCTTAAGCATTCAAGAGTTTTGGCATAGCTTCGCTGATCATTTTTGAAAACCTTTTGTGTCATTTGGAAATGAATTAAAGTGAATGAAAAGTCTCCGTATGGTATCATGAGCTGATGGATCTGTGTTCATTGCAGTGGCAGGAGCTGTGTTGTATTTCGAGGTACCTGCAGCCTGTGCCAGTGAGGTTGTGGGTCCATTGTGTCTCATGCTGTTGTTGGGTACAGTACACTGCCAAATAGTATCCACAGAGTCCTCCAGAAGCCCGGACAACAGCCCTGTCCCCAGTCGGACGGCCAGCCCTGTTCGCAGGAAAAGGTTAAGCTACTGCTGTGTCAGatttgtgcacaaaaaaatatGTCATTGACCCTAGTGGCACCAAATTTAAACAGTTATATTACTTTTCTATATTGTAAGAGATATAAACAAATAGGTCCTGGCTTTAGATTGGTCAGTACTCCATTATTTGGATGTAATTCcgtatgttttcatgttttaatgattttggtgtttattcacAGACCGAGGAAGAGTAGAAAATCAAAGCGGTCTGAGGATGAGAGCAGCAGAGGGGGAGGCATAGCAGAACTCAAACTTGAAGACAGCCACCGGCTCTACAGATCAGAGAAGAGACTGGTAAAACAGTTTCCTTAGAACGGTTCGTTTTGAATTGTCACGAACATTCATGGTTGTGTTGATCGAGATCCTGTGGGCTTTGCAGAACTCCCTGAGGAGGCCTCCGTATGGGGCTTCTGAAGATCTCTCCAGTGAGGAAGAAGCAGATGAAGCAGAGCTGCAAAGAGAGAGACTCTTCTCATCCGCACCTCCCAAATACGCCCGGGCGCTCAGGAATAGACTTCACAGCGTCCCCAAGAGCAATCTGCCACCCCAGACTCATGTGAGTATCTGTGTAAAACCAAGGTAAATGTCTGTAGAATAGTTCTGAATATTCATTACTGTTGTGTGAATGCATACAGGGAGAGAATAATGGCAAGCCAACAGATGCCCCGGTGCTTCCACGTGAAGTCAAGCTTCTGCGGCCCTCATCGGGCTCACGTCCAGCCTCCGACACTGATGATATGTTATGGGAGGAGCTTCTACATGATCCTGACTCCGCCTCTACAGGAAGCAGTGAAAGTGGAGAGGAGGAGCCTCACAGTCCTAACCACTCCATCCCTCTGCCCAACATCACTCTGACTAGTGATGAAGATGAAGCTTTACCGCAGGTGGGTTGTGTTAATAAGTTTAATGTGAATTTCACACCTCGCTTAATGGATTAgtgcatccaaaaatgaaaatttgctgaaaatgtacttccTTTCAGACCAACCAAGCCTAGATGAGTTTGTTCCTGCATCAGATCAGATTTGGAGCAATTTAGCGTAACTAgacttgctcaccagtgaattctctggagtgaatgggtgccgtcagaatgagtgtccaaacaactgataaaaacatcatagtaatccacagtccatcaaataacatcttgtgaagcggaAAGCtggtttttacatttaatcatttagcagacgcttttatccaaagcgttaaataaataaataaaaaatgatcatGATTTTCTTATCTTCAAACTATCTTCCAGCTAAAATAAGTTTAGTGTTTTGTACACTtatcattttgtgttttggtatttggtgtatttgtttcgtacaaaaaaaaaaaaacagagctttttgcttcacaagacattgtatgatggactggagtggattacttgtggactgttgtgatgtttttatcagctgtttggactctcattctgacggcacccattcactggagaggatccattggtgaaattatgtaatgctaaattttccCAAAAATGTTTTGATGCAGACACTCATCTGcatattggatggcctgatggtgagtacattttcatttttgggataaACTCAGGAGCTTCTGGGCtactattttttctttctctttgtttttttttttttttaaacccttagAAAAGGCCAGTTTTTACCACTCCAGTACAAATTAAGATTGCATTGTTAATTTAAACAGCATTTCAATGTTGTATAGACAGGAGGCATTCAATCACAAACTAACCAGTAACTGCCCATACAAATATTAATGTACTTTGCATAGTTTATACAGAATCATCGGTCagtgtttagaaaaaaaattttCAACAGCAAACTCATTTTTAAATTTCCATGATGTCATTTCCTCAGATGAATGATTAAGCACTTATAACAAGTTGTGAGCACTTTGCATGTTGTGCTCAATATCTCTGATATTTTAAGAAGTTTATTGAACTTGATACACAGTCATGAGGGTCTGCATTTCCTTTTTTCTGCATGTTAGTCTGACCTCATGACTTTGATTGGCTGGCATTTTTCTGAATATTATTATACAGTTAAAGAAAGGTTATGTTGCAATACTTATCTTTTTCACAAGAATTTCATAACTTCTTTCCTTTACGATGTTATGACAATTGTACCCGCTTGACATCTTTAACGCCATGTCCCCCAAAAATTTCTaaattgatttcattttaaaaaaaaattaataatttgtttatgcaCTTAGAATGACACGCATGATTTCTCTCTCCCTTTAGCACCAGTTTTCGTGGCTGCAGGCTTGTCACCCCTCCAGAGACCGTGTCAGTGCCATTATCTGGGAGCAAGGAGACTGTAAGAAAGCTGACATGTCTGTGCTGGAGATCAGTGGTATCATTCTCACACGAGTAAAGTCCTTCTTTCTCTGCCCTGTTTATCTCTACTCTAGTGGTTTAAATTGCttgaaaaaagagaagagaacTGTTGACTTCCTCTTTAAAcacaaattatattcaaattcagTCTAAACTCCTCTGTAAGCATTTGAATGCTGACTGTTTTGGAGCTTTGCATTGGTATTTTTTCTTCGAGACATACCTAAGGTGCTGTTTGCTGTACAATCATGCTGAAGGATTTCTGTTTCCAGGTGAAGGTGGTTGAACAAGGGATGGGTTATCTGCTCTTCGGCTGTCTGGTCACCACCTCACTGGCTCTGCTGCCCTACTGCTTCAGACTGGCACAGAAACTGGATGTTGCCAAACTTAATTCTGTTTCCCTTGAGGAACTGCCCGCTGTGGTCATCGGGCCGCCTTGTGGCTTGTCCTATGCGTTTTTCATCATCACCACAGTAGAAAGACTTTTCCTCTCTGCACTTTTCTTCTTCATGATGTGTGTGGCTGAGAGGACGTATAAACAGGTCAATATGAAAATGCCTTGGCATCAATGGAGTGTTAGTAAAAAATGCTTAAATGTTAATTTGACAATTGTTTGATTCAGTATGCcaataaatttttacatttcaagttgcaTAAATGaacagttaaagctgcagtagggaacttttgtaaaaatatattttttacatatttgttaaacctgtcattatgtcctgacagtagaatatgagacaaataatctgtaataaaaaatcaagctcctctggctcctcccagtggtcctattgcaatttgcagaaactccatcgctcccggtaaaaaataaccaatcagagctgcggtccgtaactttgtttgtgttcaaaatgtagaaaaatgaacataataagcgagtacaccatgaatccattttccaatccgtgtttttagattgcttcgggggtaccgcggcgtaGTAACCCagcacctttgtgattcttcatagacataaacagagagaagtagttccggctacgatgttcttccacaagacgcaagcagttctgtttattaaccgctagagcgtcaaaagttccctaccgcaggtTTAACTAACATGCAAAAGTAGATGGTTTCTTGAAAACTCAGTGCCACAAAATCTTATAAAGCTAAACAGGATGttttgttctaaataaatgtgatgtcATCTACAGCGCCTTTTATTTGCGAAACTATTCAGCCATATCACGTCCGCACGCAAAGCCAAAAAATCGGAGATTCCCCACTTTCGGCTGAAGAAAGTGCAAAATATCAAGATGTGGCTTTCACTTCGATCATTCCTGAAGGTATCATCTTCCCACTACATTAGGGATGCACTATAGAATTTGTTGGCTGATATTAATGATTGTTTTTTTGCACGCTAATTtcttctatttttacatttagattaccatTGCTGTCATctaatgctttctttttttttttttttttacaaaataatatagaaTTCTACCCATAACATATTTTGAATTCTTACTTTAACCTTTAAGACATTTTATCAAAGCTCTTTGGTTGCTTTTCAGTTTCAATCCAACTAGCTTAACCAGTCTTTGTAAAcacaaatgaaagtgaatgagtgTTTTTTGCAGGCAGTGACATTTGTATAGTCCTGTTTAAAAATGCATGTAGCTAGTTGACATTACATTAAGATACCTGTTTAATTGAATTTCTCTGTTCTGTTTAACAGAGACGAGGCCCTCAGCGATCAGTTGATGTCATTGTATCATCGATTTTCCTCCTGGCTTTGTCTATTTCCTTCATCATCTGTGCCCAGGTCAGCTGTTGTTCTATCATACAATGTTTTCGACATACCCTTTAGACCTTTTCAAGGTTTACCTTCCCAAAAATCTAATCCTATTTACATAAATGCTCTAGCTTTTATGTTGTttgttgtgaaaaataaaaacaccccCTATTTCTATAATCCCGCCCTACAAAGACACCATTGTACCTTTACAAATAAATACGACATTACACTTGAATTATAATTTAGCAGTGTTAAAATTTACTAATTCAATAATACTAGTTTAACACTGtcacttttgtgtttgtttttttgcccttTGTATTTAGTAAGAATAGTAGTAAGTAGAAATGTGGTTTTAACTGGTAGTATATGCCATAAAGTCATCTTTTAGAgaaaattaattgatttatatcAATCTTTTATATTAGGCTAAAGTATCAGATTACTGCATCTGGTAAATCTATTCACAGTGTGAAAATGTGACTAATAAAGCCTAAGATAACTGGTATTGTGTTTCAGCTTTTGCACAGTCATCACACATTTCTGGACTCAGAGACCAACTGGGAGCTGATGGTCTGGTGTGCTGCTCTAATGGTTTTCCTCCTACGCCTCGCTACCCTCGGAGCTGAGACCAACCGAAAGTACAGCAACGCTTCTGTGCTTCTGACAGAACAGGTGAAATACAAATATCAGCCACACATAGGGGTGTGCAATATCACGGTTTTTGATCTTGGATGATTAAAGTGTcgtataaatattgtaaataacatAGAAATATTTTACTGTTGTGCCACAACGCACACTCTAATCAGTAGCAGTTCTGGCGCCTCCCTCacaatgtactgtaaaataccacatacATTCATATCAAATGTTATAACTCAGTGGTAGAGTTACACTCACGGGACACTGCAGACTTTAAAGCCTTGCCGGTTAAACATTACATAGTGCTCTTCTGACGTGCTTTTTCTGAACGCGTACACCTGAAGCGCACACACAAACTAAAAAGcaagtaaattatgacaggattttcatatccctttaatgttaataaaacaaaaaaacagagaaaaatccCTCACTGCTCTTTACTGAAAAACAGTGATAGGAAAAtatagtgttatttttatatttgtggaTTCAATTTCCTAAACGGTACTGCTAAATACACATAATGTGCttgaaaattttaaagatatttagcATTATTAAATGTCtgaattaacattaagattaacaaataattttcattgttagttaattttAACTGGTGTAAGTAACTAATGTTAGCAGTTAGGgacttactgtaaagtgtttttgtttcagaTAAACTTGTATCTTAAGATGGAGAAGAAACCCAACAAAAAGGATCAGCTGAACATAGTAAACAATGTGCTGAGGCTGGCCACAAAATTACTGAAAGTAAGACCATTCAAGATAATTACCATtcattgggaaaaaataaaaataaaccatgccACGCTTGAAATGACCATAATTTGCTACTTTCAGGAATTGGACACTCCATTTCGTCTGCTGGGTCTGACGGTGAACCCTCTGATCTACAATATCACGAGAGTGGTCATCCTGTCAGCCATCTCAGCTGCCGTCAGTGATTTACTAGGGTTCAACATCCGGGTGAGTAAAACATTTGCACACCAAGCACGGTGGTTATCTCCACATGTATCCTGGGTCTGTTTTATTGTCCCGCTTACATGCAGATGTCTGGATTTATTGATGATCTGTGTTTTTATGACTCTAAAGTCATAACTGCATTTGTACTACTTCCTGTTATCAGCATAGTGGGAGCTGCTCACTCGTTGTAGTATACGTATGACTTTTATCACACAGCAGGACAACATATACATGCAATCTTTAACAAAATCCatcatgtgctttttttttttaacagctctGGAAGATCAAACCTTGATGTGATGTCTTAACACTGAGGACAGAGAGACTTGTGCACAACCTAACAGATGACCAAGTTTCTCTACCTTTTAAAAACTGTGCGAATCTACTGACCAAACTTCTACATGACTTTTCTTCCATACCCTGTGCCTTCGGTCAGTCCAAGCAAACCTGTGTTCAGCTCAGCTTTTTTTGTTGAGCTTGTATTTGAAATGTAGAACCATAAAGCTCACTCAGACTCCAGTGGGTTTTCTGGATGCACTTGCTTACTGTAACTACTTAACAGCTTGCCGTTATTTTCCAACCAGTGACCAGTGTTTCCCATAAATGTATCCTTGGGAAATGTATTACCTGGTCGGGAAGCAACCACTTAAAACCGAACTACTGTGTGCCTTGTGAAATGCATATAACAGTACTTTGAAATAAGCTATTTATGAGACATGGATTTGTCAATTGCTGAATGGGTAATGAAATGAAAGTTTTGAGATTTCAGAAAAGGGTACTGAAAAAACATGCACACTGAAACTCTTGGAGGGAGCACCTTTTACTGgcattgtactaaaataaaataaaataaaataaactttctcTAAGAAACTTCCTCATTCGCTCCTTAACAAAATATTTGAGTTTGGGATGGGGGAAGTTTTCACAGATAAAATTTTAACAGCATTGAAGTATTGTGAATGTACTATTACTGACGActcaaaaatcttatttttagttttaattgatTTATCATTATTAGAAAAGTGAGGGTTGTGTGATTTTTACTGCTATACATTTATACTGCAATCACTGGATAGTTTGTGAACAAATCATAAAAGCAAATAAGAAATATGCTACAAGAAATTTGTGTAAAAATGACATATGGAcgttattaaaaaattattaataatttataatgttattgtcTTTATAGTTTTaggaattaaaatgttcatgaatTTTACGATGTAACGATGTTACAAAGTGTCACTGAACGAATCCGTTCAGGAATTGAAAGCATGGATGATTCAAAAGAGTCGAATCACTGAGGTGAATCAACAGCACCACTTACCAGAACGCTGTAATGTTTGGTTAAAGTcttctacaggtgcatctcaaaaaaatagAATCTCATGgaaaaggttttaattttttgtaattaatttttttttattttatttttttgcaaactttCTTATGTTCTAGATTCATTGAACACTAAcggaaatatttcaagagtttttttggttttaattctTATGTTTACGATATTTTGAGCttgattcattttattaattttgagtataaatactgggtacctcttgggctagattagaacatgcaaccatacttctgggaaagactactgactcgacagttgtccagaagacaatcatcaacaaggagggtaagccacagaaggtcattactgaaagggctggctgttcacagagtgctgtatctaaatatattaatagaaagttgactgAAAGGAAAGGTGTGGTAGGAAAAaatgcacaagcaacagggatgaccacagcatTGGGAAGATTATCAGGAAAAGCCGATttaagaacttgggagagcttcacaaggagtggactgaagctagAGTCAGACGATCAAGAGTCACCATGCTCagatgtcttcaggaaaagggctacagctgtcccATTCCTAGAATCAAGACACTTCCGACCCAGAAAAAACATCTGAAGCATTTGCAAGAAGTTGGTCTGTTCCTCAGTgctccacagtcctcttttcagatgaaaggaaatttagcatttcatttgcaAATCAAGTTCTgaaggaagactggagaggcaaaGAATCCACGCTGCTTGAAGTCCAgggtgaagtttctgaagtcagtgatgacttggggtgccgtgacgtctgctggtgttgctttattgtgttttatcaagtccaaagtcaatgcacccatccaccaggagattttggagcattttatgcttccatctgctgacaagctttaaggatatgctgatttccttttctagcaggactttagcacctccccacagtgccaaaaccatgATGACCATGAtatgtgcttgattggccagccaactcacctgacctgaacctcacaaagaatctatggggtattgtgaagaggaagataagtaacatctgacaaacaatacagaggaacTGAAGGCTGCCATAAAATCAACCTGGGCTTCAGTAACACCTCACAAGTGACATAGGCTGAACACCTCCATGTTTGGCTACGTTGaagcagtaatttgtgcaaaaggagcatatttaaacctgctttggagatcttgaacatttctgtctTGTAAACCTTTTtctgattgatctttgagaaaatattagaattttttgagaaactgaatttttaattttcccaaagtcctaaccatcagaattaaaacaaaactctcttgaaatatttcagtttgtgtgcagtgaatctgaaagttttttattttatttttttatttttattaaattacaaaatatgaagaacttttccatgatattcaaatttttttagatgcacctgtactatTCACTTCACAGACCAATAGACGGACGCCGTGACATGCTTTCACAAGTATTAGCCTACGGTAAGTGACGTCGAGACACACCTTCACTTCACTCACGCGCTTGGCGCTGCTGGTTGCTATGGAAGGTCGTCAAGTGCAAGGCGACTCAAGCAACAGCACTTGAAGGGACAACAATTAGGAAACAATAAAGTTTTTCGTATCTCAgtcatgtgtttatttttaatctaTTCATTCTACGATGTAATGACTAATTGCTGACAAACTCCCCACAGGCTACTGTTTAACTGATGACCGAACATGGAATCCTCAGCATCTTCTTCTGTTACAATGTGTTGCGACGTTTGTTGTGACTGTGGCACAACAAAAGCTGCAGTGTCACTGAATAGAGCATTTTGCGtggagaaaatgttttaaattgtccTTAGTTCTTTTTAATAAGCCAATAACTAACTTAGGTTGCGTATATTGTCCTTTTCCCGCCCCCTCTTCTCTGCGGGAATGTTTTTTACAGCAGGAAGAGATTAAGTCTGTCTGCATGGGTGCAGCAGGAGGCTGCTCCAACCAGTTCTGCTGAAGCCAAAAAATGAGCCCAGAGGTCAAGAGAAGAAATGCTGTAAGTATACACTCTTTCACATCCCACAGATCTAAGAAATTGAATGAAACCATGTTTAAACTAGTCCAAGGTGGTCAGCTGGTCATGCCGGTCTGTTTCACGGTTGTTACAGAGGTTTGTGCTACTTTTCTGCTGATGATGAGTTTCCCACATGTCCTATTAAGTTTTAACAACAGCACTGGATCATTTGGCAGTTGCCCTTCTTATAGTGTCAGCTGTCACTGAGGCTGTTAAACAGAAGTTCACTGTCAGTCTAAAAATAGACCTGCTGTGCTtccctttatttatatatgcattgtCTGTTATGCTGGCTTCAGGGTAAAGGCAcatttgtttaagttttttttttttttaagtcattatcAGTCAGTATTTTCTTAATACCAAattcttttctttattaaaaagggggaaaaaatgttaAGGGATTTCAATTGCATTTGACATTTTGTTTAGTCTTTTTGGTTAAAtagtacttatttaaaaaaatatataaaataaaaaacattcgtTTATCTTAGAAGAATAATTAAATAGACAGAATACCGTTTTATAAATAGTATTGAAAGAAATATAATGCTTTAAATTAGACTGGAGTGAATATGTTATacaccaaaatatatatatttttattcataaaggaTACGATTTGATCAAAGGAGACAGTAAAGATAttcataatgaataaataattgttcctataaaaaaaagcaccaaatcagcatattagattgatttctaaaggatcatgtaagatgaagactgaagactggagtcaatGCAGTCAGGTGTCAACAGTTACAAAGTTTCAGGTCCTATTTTGTAGTTTGTTTGTGGAAAGTACCATAAACCGCAAATGCAAACATATTCTGTTGGTGTCCCACATTTACATTTGGCAAATTATAATTGTTAGTAGACTGTAACTTCCTCTAGCTCTTGTTGCGCTGTTGAtattgtctgtctgtttttctgtgccTGTCTGACCACAGCATGGGTGTCTTACATGACTAACTCCCCCTTCATGATTGTCATGATCGGCCTCCCTGACAGAGGCAAGACGTACATGTCAAAGAAACTCACGCGCTCCCTCAACTGCAGCGTTGAGTTCCCACAAAGGATAAGTGGGCAGATGAATTTAGAGAAGTTGCAACATATCAAATGACACTCACTATAAATATCATCTGTCTTCACATTTACATGCATCATTTAGCCTTTAAGCTGACCATTCTGACATGAtggtatattttcatttaaatgtgtagGCAGCACATTTCAACTCAAACTTTCTTGAGTACATCATGACCCACAATGCAAGTGTTTTAATCCCTGTAACTGAAGTCCGAGGTTCCTAAAGCAATGGGAATTGAACTGTTCCATCTTTACATGCAGAGTGATGTCACCTTGATGCATTACAGTTGCACTAGAACTGATAAAGGATGTGAAGATTAACCATGATTTCTTGTTTTTTGGGTTATCTTGCAGTGTTTAACCTGGGAAGCAGTTAGAGCATACAAGTCTTACAACTTCTTCAGACATGACAATAAGGAAGCCATGTAGATTTGAAAGTAGGATTATATCTTTGTTAAATTTAatgggatagttctcccaaaaagaCCATTTCGACACATATCCTGAAGATTACATTAGTGACAGGTCCAGTATTCCATTACATTAGTTACATTCTGACAGGTTCATTCATGTCTTTCCTgagaactgaatttatttgaattcagtgcatgtgtgcatgtctATTGTTGCATTTTTGGTTTTCCCAAAGAGACAGTGTGCCTTGGTGGCCTTGATGTTGATAAGCTTCAGGGctactttatttatatttgatataatctGTTTTTGTCCTTTTAAGTTTTTTGATGCTACAAACATAACCGGGAGAGACTGGATCTTATAATAAATTTTGTACAGGAGAATGCATACAAGGTATCATAGCCAAATGTGCACTTCCATCGTAATCTTTCTGAAGAAGTGATGTGTAGTCATTATTTTACgatttgtgtgtttttacctttgcaggtgttttttgtTGAGTCAGTATTTGATGATCCAGAGGTTATTGCAGCTAACATCCTGGTATGTTGTTATGTTTGGTTTGCTTTTACTTCAAACTAATGCTATAATGAGGTATAGCAACGTATCAGAATTGCCTTTCATGATCTTCTTAACAGCTGTCTCTTATGTCTCTTCAGGAAGTAAAGGTTTCAAGTCCAGATTAtccagaaacacagagagagagagagtcatggAGGATTTCCTGAAACGCATAGAATGTTATAAAGTCACTTACCAACCACTAGATCCTGATGAATATGACAAGTAATAATGTTTAGAAAATAGACACGTAATAGCATATCTGAATGTACATATATTTTCGCCTTTAGAATAAACCTTTTGGCATCTATgtaatagaatataatataataaagaccCATTgatattgcaaaatgtaaaacttattataatataaaacatattataaatatgtctaaataTATATTGGCAAATATATATTTGGCACTgtcaaatagaataaaaaaattattaatgatgTCAAATACAGtataattaatcttagttaatgtttcCTACGCGAAGAACATATTTAACATGACCACATGTCAACAGAAGATAac encodes:
- the LOC113055264 gene encoding putative homeodomain transcription factor 1 gives rise to the protein MAGIAWYQKKIGAYDQQIWEKSLEQTELKGFGSKPKKTGHIKADLIDVDLVRGSTFSKTKPESPWTALTRKGLVRVLFFPFFFHWWIQVTSKGISTLILVLYLLQVAGAVLYFEVPAACASEVVGPLCLMLLLGTVHCQIVSTESSRSPDNSPVPSRTASPVRRKRPRKSRKSKRSEDESSRGGGIAELKLEDSHRLYRSEKRLNSLRRPPYGASEDLSSEEEADEAELQRERLFSSAPPKYARALRNRLHSVPKSNLPPQTHGENNGKPTDAPVLPREVKLLRPSSGSRPASDTDDMLWEELLHDPDSASTGSSESGEEEPHSPNHSIPLPNITLTSDEDEALPQHQFSWLQACHPSRDRVSAIIWEQGDCKKADMSVLEISGIILTRVKVVEQGMGYLLFGCLVTTSLALLPYCFRLAQKLDVAKLNSVSLEELPAVVIGPPCGLSYAFFIITTVERLFLSALFFFMMCVAERTYKQRLLFAKLFSHITSARKAKKSEIPHFRLKKVQNIKMWLSLRSFLKRRGPQRSVDVIVSSIFLLALSISFIICAQLLHSHHTFLDSETNWELMVWCAALMVFLLRLATLGAETNRKYSNASVLLTEQINLYLKMEKKPNKKDQLNIVNNVLRLATKLLKELDTPFRLLGLTVNPLIYNITRVVILSAISAAVSDLLGFNIRLWKIKP